TTAACTACGCCGTTAAAGGATGAGTTCTCTGAGTACCTGCTCTCGTTATTACCGGGTCAGGGCAAAGAGTACTGCCTGCAGTTTACCGGCCCGTCCGGCGCAGATGCCGTTGAAGCGGCGCTGAAACTGGCGAAAAAGCACACCGGTCGTTCCGGTATCATCAGCTTCTCGGGTGCCTATCACGGTATGACCCACGGCGCGCTGTCGGTCACCGGCAACCTGTCACCGAAAGAAGCCGTAGACGGCATGATGCCGGAAGTGCAGTTCATGCCTTATCCGCATCTTTATCGCTGCCCGCTGGGCATTGGCGGTGAAGCGGGCGTGAAAGCGCTGACCTACTACTTCGAAAACCTGATCAACGACGTTGAAAGCGGCGTTCGCAAACCTGCGGCGGTAATTCTGGAAGCGGTTCAGGGTGAAGGCGGGGTTAACCCGGCACCAGCTGAGTGGCTGCAGCGCATCCGCAAAGTGACCAAAGAGCACGGTATTCTGCTGATCATCGACGAAGTCCAGGCGGGTATTGCCCGTACCGGTAAATTCTTCGCCTTTGAGCACGCGGGTATCGAGCCAGACATCATCGTGATGTCCAAAGCGGTCGGCGGCGGTCTGCCACTGGCGGTACTGGGCATTAAGAAAGAGTTCGACGCCTGGTCTCCGGGTCACCACACCGGCACCTTCCGTGGCAACCAGCTGGCGATGGCTACCGGCCTGACCACGCTGAAGCTGCTGAAAGACAACAACATCGCTGACAAAGTCGCGGCACAGGGCGAATGGCTGAAAGGCAAACTGGGCGAGCTGCAGCAGCGCTACCCGGTTATCGGCAACGTGCGTGGTCTGGGTCTGATGATCGGCATTGAGCTGGTGAAACCCGATGAGCCTGCTGACCACATGGGCAGCTTCCCGGCAGACGGTGAGCTTTCTGCGCTGGTACAGAAAAAATGTTTTGAGAACGGCCTGATTCTGGAGCGTGGCGGACGTCACGGCAGCGTATTACGTCTGCTGCCTTCCCTGCTGATTACAGATGCAGAACTGGACGTGTTCATGGATAAATTTGAAAACGCCCTGCTGTCCGCTGGCGTGAAAGCAGTTTAAGTGGAGTGAATGCAATGTCCCGGTTAAACCCGATTCTGGCGGCCTCAGCACAGAGTACCGAGGCCTACCAGCAGGCGATTGCCCAGAGTAGCGCGGCCGTCGTTAAGTGGCTGGAACAACCTGAGATGTATCAGGGAAAAACCGTCGCAGAACTGCGCGAGCGCATCACGCTGGACTTCAATCCTCAGGGCCTGGGTAACCAGGCCGCGATTGAACGCGCCATTGAGTACTTCCTCAAAGACAGCCTGTCGGTGCATCACCCGCAGTGTGTGGCGCACCTGCACTGTCCGAGCCTGGTCATCAGCCAGGCGGCGGAAGTGCTGATCAACGCCACCAACCAGAGCATGGATTCATGGGATCAGGCACCGTCTGCCACCCTGATTGAGATGAAGCTGATTGAGTGGCTGCGCACCCAGGTGGGTTATCAGCTTGGCGACGCGGGCGTCTTCACCAGCGGCGGCACCCAGAGCAACCTGATGGGGCTGATGCTGGCGCGTGACGCCTGGTTTGCGCGTCAGGGGCATTCTGTTCAGCAGGATGGCTTAACCGGCGATCTGAAGAAGATTAAAGTCTTCTGCTCAGAGAACGCGCACTTCTCCGTACAGAAGAACATGGCGCTGCTGGGTCTGGGCTATCAGTCCGTCACACAGGTGAAATGTGATCAGTTTGCCCGCATGGATATGGATGACCTGCGTCAGAAGCTGGCCGCATCCAAAGCTAACGGCGAAAACATCCTGGCGATCGTTGCCACGGCGGGAACTACCGATGCCGGTGCAATTGATCCGCTGCGTGAAATCGCGGCGCTGGCGGCGGAAGAGAACATCTGGGTGCATGTCGATGCGGCCTGGGGCGGCGCGCTGCTGCTTTCAGAGAAGTATCGTGACTATCTGGATGGCATTGAGCTGGTCGACTCCATTACGCTGGACTTCCACAAGCAGTTCTTCCAGACCATCAGCTGTGGTGCCTTCCTGCTGAAGGAAGCACGTCACTATGAGCTGATGCGCTACCAGGCGGCCTATCTGAACTCGGAGTTTGATGAAGCACAGGGCGTGCCGAATCTGGTCTCCAAATCGCTGCAGACCACCCGTCGTTTTGATGCACTGAAACTGTGGATGGGTCTGGAAGCGCTGGGTCAGAAGCAGTATGCCGAAATCATCGATCACGGTGTGACGCTGGCCCAGCAGGTGGCACAGTACGTTGAAGAGCAGCCTGCTCTGGAGCTGGTGATGAAACCGCAGCTCGCCAGCGTGCTGTTCCGCTATCGTCCGGCGCATCTGGCGCACCTCAGCAGTGCGGATATCGCCCTGCTGAACCAGCGCATCGGGGATGCCCTGCTGGAGTCAGGCCGCGCTAACGTCGGCGTGACCGAGCACGATGGCGTGACCTGCCTGAAGATGACCCTGCTGAACCCAACGGTAACGCTGGAAGATATCAAGGTGTTGCTGACGCTGATGGAAACGACGGCACAGCAGCTGGTGTAATTCATTACATCGGTTCACACCACAGAGGCGCCTTCGGGCGCCTTTTTATTTTTCTGCCGCGCTCTTTGCTTTCAATATCATGATGACCTGTTCATCCCTGATCACTCCGATCCGTTACCTGGCTTCTTCATCTCAGGTCCTGTACTGGCTGATCCATTCAGTAAAAAATCGAAGTTGAGGTAGTAATAATGAATGAGCTGCGTGATCCTGAAATACTCAGCGTCTTGAAACAGCACTGCATTTAATTATTTATCGTGCGCTGACGCCCGATATCACCCATTCACAGCAGGTCGAAAAGCCTGGTGCCGGTATTATTGTCGCTACCAGATTGGATGAGGTCGGCATTATACCCTCCGCATTATCATTACCTTTAGCAATGTCCCCATGATGGCTGACAATGTGAAGATTCCGATGCAAACAGCCGTTGGCATGGCTGACGTGCGGAGAATACAGGCAGAGCTGGCCTCACGCGCAGAAGGTGTCGGGAAGAGAAACCGACGGATTTAATGATTCTGTTTAGCGCGAGTTTAATATAGAACCCGCCCAGATTCTTTATTTCATCTTATATGAATAAACCGCATCACGATCAAAAAATAACGTTTACCTTTCAGCCATAATAGACCAATATTCAACTTAACTCTTTGATTAAGCCACAATAACGGTTATTCACCTGGGTTAATTAATTCAACAGGAGTCATGGCTTATGCTGCTGCGTAAATTAATCATCATAATTATGGGCCTGATTATGGCGGCCGTGATTATCATTGCCGATAACCATGCTGATAAAGTCCGCTCGCGCGATCAGGTTTTCAGTTTATCGTCATCGCAGGATCGCTGATCTGTTCTGAATAACCAACGCCTGCACCCTCGCGGGCGTTCACGCTAACAGGCTGCCTGATGCACAGGCAGCCTGCCCGATTATCCTTTACCGCTCACAGAACTTAGCGCGACGGAGGCTCATCCAGCAGTCGCAGATGATCATCTTTATTCAGCGTCATCAACCCAACAATACTGACCAGCGCAGTCGCCATCACATACCAGGCGGGAATATCAGGATTACCGGTCTCTTTGATCAGGCTGGTAATGATCAATCCGGCACAGCCGGAAAAGACCGCGTTGGAGAGCGAATAGGCCAAGCCCAGCCCGGTGTAACGCACGCGCGTCGGAAACATCTCGGCCAGCATCGCGGGCCCTGGCCCCGCCAGCAACCCGACCACGCCACCTGCGATAAAGACCACCAGCGCTTTGGGCAGCAGTCCGGTACTCTCTGCCTGCAAAACGTTTAACAGCGGCAGAGAGAGCACCAGCAACAGTACCGCCGCTGCGACCATCACGGCGCGGCGGCCAATCCTGTCGCTCAGCATCCCGGCCGGGATAATGGTGGCGGCAAAGCCGAGGTTCGATATCACCGCAATCAGCAGTGCCTGGTTAAAACCGGTGTGCAGCGATGCCTGCAGATAAGTCGGCATGATCACCAGCCAGGTATAACCTGCCGCCGACCACACCATCAGCCGGCAGATGCCCAACAGAATCGTTTTCAGCGTGTCACCCAGGCTGGCGTTCACTTTTGCCTGAGGCTGTGCCTGCTGCTGAACAAACGCGGGCGTCTCTTCC
This DNA window, taken from Pantoea vagans, encodes the following:
- a CDS encoding diaminobutyrate--2-oxoglutarate transaminase — encoded protein: MMTDKVRIDSLNAQNLNATNETYLARQAEFESNVRSYPRKLPFAIAKAQGVWITDVENNQYLDCLAGAGTLALGHNHPDVLQSIQHVITSGLPLHTLDLTTPLKDEFSEYLLSLLPGQGKEYCLQFTGPSGADAVEAALKLAKKHTGRSGIISFSGAYHGMTHGALSVTGNLSPKEAVDGMMPEVQFMPYPHLYRCPLGIGGEAGVKALTYYFENLINDVESGVRKPAAVILEAVQGEGGVNPAPAEWLQRIRKVTKEHGILLIIDEVQAGIARTGKFFAFEHAGIEPDIIVMSKAVGGGLPLAVLGIKKEFDAWSPGHHTGTFRGNQLAMATGLTTLKLLKDNNIADKVAAQGEWLKGKLGELQQRYPVIGNVRGLGLMIGIELVKPDEPADHMGSFPADGELSALVQKKCFENGLILERGGRHGSVLRLLPSLLITDAELDVFMDKFENALLSAGVKAV
- a CDS encoding pyridoxal phosphate-dependent decarboxylase family protein produces the protein MSRLNPILAASAQSTEAYQQAIAQSSAAVVKWLEQPEMYQGKTVAELRERITLDFNPQGLGNQAAIERAIEYFLKDSLSVHHPQCVAHLHCPSLVISQAAEVLINATNQSMDSWDQAPSATLIEMKLIEWLRTQVGYQLGDAGVFTSGGTQSNLMGLMLARDAWFARQGHSVQQDGLTGDLKKIKVFCSENAHFSVQKNMALLGLGYQSVTQVKCDQFARMDMDDLRQKLAASKANGENILAIVATAGTTDAGAIDPLREIAALAAEENIWVHVDAAWGGALLLSEKYRDYLDGIELVDSITLDFHKQFFQTISCGAFLLKEARHYELMRYQAAYLNSEFDEAQGVPNLVSKSLQTTRRFDALKLWMGLEALGQKQYAEIIDHGVTLAQQVAQYVEEQPALELVMKPQLASVLFRYRPAHLAHLSSADIALLNQRIGDALLESGRANVGVTEHDGVTCLKMTLLNPTVTLEDIKVLLTLMETTAQQLV
- a CDS encoding MFS transporter yields the protein MSAPADNLLSSASRKRALLAGSVGNFIEWYEFAVYGFLATVIAQNFFRLEGESALTGLLLTYASFAIAFFFRPLGAIVFGRMGDRIGRKPTLIFVLIMMTLATAAIGLVPTYAQLGIVAPLIVTGLRILQGLFAGGEYGGAVSLMTEFAPRGKRGLYGAWQSFTVALGLLAGAGIVALLSVLLTPEQMLSWGWRIPFFIALPLGALALWLRVQMEETPAFVQQQAQPQAKVNASLGDTLKTILLGICRLMVWSAAGYTWLVIMPTYLQASLHTGFNQALLIAVISNLGFAATIIPAGMLSDRIGRRAVMVAAAVLLLVLSLPLLNVLQAESTGLLPKALVVFIAGGVVGLLAGPGPAMLAEMFPTRVRYTGLGLAYSLSNAVFSGCAGLIITSLIKETGNPDIPAWYVMATALVSIVGLMTLNKDDHLRLLDEPPSR